Genomic window (Persephonella hydrogeniphila):
ATGTGCTGTATAAGAATAGGTATCTGATTGCAAGGAGGATTGTACAGGTGTCAATTCTCCTCCTTTACATAGCAGGAAATGTATATGGATGGAAAATACTACAGGGAAACCTCAGTTCCTCAAGACTATTTGATCTGATACCTCTGGCTGACCCGTATGCTGTACTGCAGTTGTTTGTAGCTGGAACTATACTTGCAACAGATGTTATTGTTGGAGCCTTGATAGTTCTTGCCTTTTATTCTCTGATTGGAGGAAGGGCTTTTTGTAGCTGGGTATGTCCTATAAATATGGTTACAGATTTTGCAAACTGGCTGAGAGTGAAAACAGGACTTCACAGAGAAGAATGGCAGTTGAGGCTGTCAAGGAAAGCAAGGTACTGGATACTTGGACTGAGTTTAGTTGTTTCTTTTATTATTGCGGCACCGGCTTTTGAGTTTATCAGCCCAATCTCAATGCTCCACAGGGGACTGATATTCGGAATGGGATTTGGATGGGCTGCTGTTGCTGGTGTATTTCTGTTTGACCTTTTTGTAACAAAAAATGGCTGGTGCGGGCATATATGTCCATTAGGTGGCTTTTATTCCCTTGTTACAAAACCATCTGTCATAAGAGTAAAACATGATGCTGACAAATGTACCTTGTGTATGAACTGTAAGAATGTATGTCCAGAGAAACAGGTTCTCTGGATGATTGGTAAAGAGAGCGTCTTCGTTACTTCGGGGGAATGCATTAACTGTGCAAGATGTATAGAAGTTTGCAACGATGACGCTCTGAATTTTGGTCTTAGATACAAACCACAAAAGGAGGAGAAGGAAAATGCTTAAGAAAAAATGGAAATTACTGATGGCTATCCCAGCAATGGGAATATCTATATCTTTGATAGGCTGTCAGCCAGGAGGAACTGCTGCTAAAGGAAAAGCGATTTCTTCAGAGGAACTCTCTTACAGAAAAGCGCCCCTTACTGTAAATACAGCTCCACCACCTGTTGAGTTTCCTAAAGCACCACCGGGACAGTCTAAGAGATTTCAGAGGGCTTATGAAAATGCTCCACCAATGATTCCCCACAGCGTAGAAGGACTACTTCCGATTACACAGAAAAACAATGCATGTCTTGGATGCCACGATCCAAAAGTTGCTAAATCCGTTGGAGCAACTCCTGTGTCTCCAACTCACTTTATCGATTTCTTCCAGCTCATTAAAGGTAAGGTTGTTAAACTGAACAAACTTGATCCTGCAAGATGGAACTGTGTACAGTGTCATGCTCCGCAGGCAAATGCTAAGCCGCTAGTTCAAAACACATTCAGACCTGATTACAGAAATCCGGAAACCAAAAAGAAAACTATTCTTAACAAAAATGTATTTGAAGGGGTGTATTAATGTCCAAAAAGATGGACAGGAGGGGCTTTTTAAAAGCCCTTCCTTTTATTCCTTCAGCAACGATAGAGGAGATAAAAGAGCCGACAGAGATAGAAGAAAATAATATTATCAGACCTCCCTATACTTCTGAAAACTCTGATTTTTCAAAGTGTATAGAGTGCGAAGGAAGTTGTGTACTTTCCTGTGAAGAAAAAATACTGTTCAGATTAAAAGACGGTTCTCCAAAACTTGTATTTGGAGAAAAAGGATGTACCTTCTGCAAAAGA
Coding sequences:
- the napH gene encoding quinol dehydrogenase ferredoxin subunit NapH — protein: MSNNVLYKNRYLIARRIVQVSILLLYIAGNVYGWKILQGNLSSSRLFDLIPLADPYAVLQLFVAGTILATDVIVGALIVLAFYSLIGGRAFCSWVCPINMVTDFANWLRVKTGLHREEWQLRLSRKARYWILGLSLVVSFIIAAPAFEFISPISMLHRGLIFGMGFGWAAVAGVFLFDLFVTKNGWCGHICPLGGFYSLVTKPSVIRVKHDADKCTLCMNCKNVCPEKQVLWMIGKESVFVTSGECINCARCIEVCNDDALNFGLRYKPQKEEKENA
- a CDS encoding nitrate reductase cytochrome c-type subunit produces the protein MLKKKWKLLMAIPAMGISISLIGCQPGGTAAKGKAISSEELSYRKAPLTVNTAPPPVEFPKAPPGQSKRFQRAYENAPPMIPHSVEGLLPITQKNNACLGCHDPKVAKSVGATPVSPTHFIDFFQLIKGKVVKLNKLDPARWNCVQCHAPQANAKPLVQNTFRPDYRNPETKKKTILNKNVFEGVY